The genomic DNA ACGGCCCCTACCGCCGAATCCGCCGcggttgccgccgccgccgccgcccatgcctTGCTGGTCGTAGCCGCCGTACTGACcctggtttccgccgaagcCCTGGTTGAAGTTCTGGCCCTGGCCGCCCTGTCCGCCCGCGTTTCCTGCCTGGCCTTGCATGCCGCTGAACATGGCCGACATGGCTGAGGGGTCCATCTGGCTGGGGTCCATACCCTGACCCATCATCTGCTGCATCATGGCCTGCATCTCAGGGGGCATGCCGTCCATGCCACCACCCGCCATTCCGGGCATGCCTCCGCCCTGGgcgccagcggcagcggggTTCATGCcacccatcatcatcatgccAAAGTcctccatcatcttcttctgaCCGGCGGCGATAGCGTCGCCGCTGAACTCTCCGCGGACAGCCTCCTGCTTGGCGGCATAGAGAGCCCAAGTGAACTCGTCGAAGCCGTAGTTGAAGTAGTCGCTGATATCAGTACCGGGTTTGCGCCACGGCTTGTCGTTCTCGGTCAGATCTGGTCAAGGGTTAGCGATGCAACACGACACACGCCAAaccaggggagggggaacgGCGTCTCGTACCCTCGTCGATGTTGACCGCGGTGATGGGCTTGCCAACGGGGGGGTAGTCGGGGTTCGCGTTGACGTCGATAGTCGACTTGGAAGCTGCAGCGGCAGCCTTGTCGGCACTGGGGACACCCAGAGGAAGGTCGGAGGGCGAGGCTCCCGCGGAGccctcctctttcttcaGAGGGGCGGCTTTGACTGTCATGTCGTTGGAAGCCGACCTTTGTGGGATGTTTCTGATGTCGCTGTAGCGTGATTGTCTGTTGTATGGGTAAGTCAGAAGGTGAAACTGGGAGTTTTGAAGAGTTGTTGGAGTAGAGGGAAGCTGCAACGTACGTGGGCGGTGCCGCCTTTGTGCCATCCTTACGCTCGGTGACGATCTCGATATCCTAGAACGCGCCAGAACTGTCAGTCACTTGTTGTGCGCAACTAGACAAAGGGTACAAAAGGACGATGGCGGGAGTTGGGAAGAACCGTACTGAGTCgtcctcatcttcatccatggcgccgccctcgtcctcctcttcgccctcctcaAGCTCTTCCGACTTGGACTCTACTTTGGGCGAGGATTTGTTTTCAGGCGCTGCAGCTTCGGTTGCGGGACCTGTCGTGGAGGTCTCGACGGCGGGGTCCTCGTTGCCGTAAAagtcatcgtcctcgtcgataTCCATTGTGGGCTACGTGTGTGGCAATGTCGTCTatgggaggaggaggtggtggtggtgatggtgatggtgatgcaACTTTCGCGAGTTGGTTCGCTTTCAAGAGTGCGGCTCCAGGTACGAATAcaggtgcagcagcagcagttgcAGCGGTTCGAAGCTCTGTCTGCGGTTCCAGTTCACAGTCGCGACCAGGCGTCAGGAACGGTCGGCGGGGCCGGCAGCAAGCGGGAGCATTGACCAATCACCAGCAATGTGGACCAGGTTCGAAGCGGGTCTCGGCAAGCGGTGAAATAGATCCCCGACCGACCAATCAACAACAGTCGCAATCTTTTTTACAGGGGCAGTCGCAGCGGCAGGCGCAGACGCAGGCGCAGGCAGGCACACCgggaaaagaagctctgcAAGCTGTAAGTAGTGGCCCGTGCGTCGGTGTGCAGTGGCTGCCGCCCAATTCTTTCGCGTTGACCGTGTAGCCAACAGCAGAaacagcagaagcagcagcagcagcagcaaccaaAATCAGCAAATCACCCACATCGCGACGATTCCCAACCGAGTCGTGCTGCATACAAGAGACAGCCCTCGAGGTCCATTTCGCCCGAGACCGATAGAaccccaccgccgccgaccgaCCTCGACGGACTCGAGCACGCATTTAGCATGTTTGGACGCTCAGCAAGCGCCACCGGCGGTGGTTTAAGCATCAACACCGGTGCCGCCAATGCTGGGTACGTTACACGCCGCTCTAGATCCCTTGCGTTTCTTCTGTCCTGTTTGTGACGGTCATATAGCTGACCGAGTCTCTGTTTCCCAGTGCTTCTACGTCCGCAGCAGGCGGCGGACTCTTTGGAAAtgcgacggcctcgacacAGCCCGCTACGAGCGGCGGTCTCTTCGGCGGTACTCAGacgggcggaggaggactTTTTGGCAACAAgccatcaacaccagcgaCCGGCGGTCTCTTTGGCTCAgctcagcaacagcaacagcagcccCAGCAACAGCAAAGCGGAGGACTCTTTGGCTCGGCTCAGcctcagcaacagcaacagcagggCGGAGGACTCTTTGGTTCGGCCCAGCCtcagcaacaacagccccagcagcagcagagcgGGGGTTTGTTTGGCGCATCCCAGCAGAAGCCGGCCACTGGTGGTCTCTTTGGTCAGAGTACGTCGCAGccgcaacagcagcagcagcagcagcagccgtcTGGAGGACTTTTTGGCGGCGGAAACACACAGCCCCAGCAGAACCAAGGTACCGGCGGCGGGCTCTTTGGCCAGAGCCAGGCTAAGCCGGGTGGTCTCTTGTGAGTAAATCTTGTGGTACGTGGTCGCCCAACATGATGCTAACCCCCACGCAGCGGCCAGTCCCAAGCAGCCAACAGCTCGGCCCCCGGCCTGACAATGGGCCAATCGACAACTCAACAAACCGTCCCCGGCGTGCGGGTGGACATATCCAACATCAAAGGAACGACGCGGTTCAATGACCTCGAACAGTCAATCCAGTCCGAGATGGAGAACTGCGACATGATGATCCAGCGGTTCATGGCACACGCGTCAGAGATTCGGGGTTTCATGGCAGCCCACGGCGGTGACCTTGGCCAGCTTACGACGGACGTGAACTGGCTGCAGCGCAAGTAcgagggcgtcaagacgACACTGGACGAGGACATTGTCACGCT from Colletotrichum higginsianum IMI 349063 chromosome 3, whole genome shotgun sequence includes the following:
- a CDS encoding Pre-mRNA polyadenylation factor FIP1 encodes the protein MDIDEDDDFYGNEDPAVETSTTGPATEAAAPENKSSPKVESKSEELEEGEEEDEGGAMDEDEDDSDIEIVTERKDGTKAAPPTQSRYSDIRNIPQRSASNDMTVKAAPLKKEEGSAGASPSDLPLGVPSADKAAAAASKSTIDVNANPDYPPVGKPITAVNIDEDLTENDKPWRKPGTDISDYFNYGFDEFTWALYAAKQEAVRGEFSGDAIAAGQKKMMEDFGMMMMGGMNPAAAGAQGGGMPGMAGGGMDGMPPEMQAMMQQMMGQGMDPSQMDPSAMSAMFSGMQGQAGNAGGQGGQGQNFNQGFGGNQGQYGGYDQQGMGGGGGGNRGGFGGRGRGGRRQW
- a CDS encoding Nucleoporin NUP49/NSP49, encoding MFGRSASATGGGLSINTGAANAGASTSAAGGGLFGNATASTQPATSGGLFGGTQTGGGGLFGNKPSTPATGGLFGSAQQQQQQPQQQQSGGLFGSAQPQQQQQQGGGLFGSAQPQQQQPQQQQSGGLFGASQQKPATGGLFGQSTSQPQQQQQQQQPSGGLFGGGNTQPQQNQGTGGGLFGQSQAKPGGLFGQSQAANSSAPGLTMGQSTTQQTVPGVRVDISNIKGTTRFNDLEQSIQSEMENCDMMIQRFMAHASEIRGFMAAHGGDLGQLTTDVNWLQRKYEGVKTTLDEDIVTLAHLKDLVKSDADIAKMAFAGADQLKLPAHYHQTWLTRGGSGGNTTNGSPDRNVEDVLTLFSNEADRLKELHQFQVQKIKEMEQHMPGVEHGLYERVRALRDQTQVPAFNMVLDLLETIKMMGDKIYEAAGAIVDVREKLSQLQRQYPTK